In Alistipes ihumii AP11, a genomic segment contains:
- a CDS encoding endonuclease MutS2, translating to MIYPDNFESKIGFDRIKSQIKALCVTQGAADKLSEAEFSNDYDTVVRRLEQTYEMRTALMLESGFPDGSFVDTEPFLKKAAVIGAFLDVEEIVALRKGLSTVHALVAFFGGREDGKYPRLRELCRDVSGFPAIINHIDSIVDKFGRIRDNASAELFAVRRTIREREGQASRRLLQIMGAAQASGLVDADASVSVRDGRAVIPVSAANKRKIKGFVHDESATGKTVYIEPVEVVEINNELKELQYEERREIVRILTRFTDAIRPDLPDIRRSGDFLTTMDFIRAKARFALANDCTMPIVERAPQIGLKNARHTLLAQTLRREGKPIVPLELTLTPQKHILVISGPNAGGKSVCLKTVGLLQYMMQKGFLISASENSEMGLFDDLFIDIGDEQSIDNDLSTYSSHLLNMKNILRGATGRSLVLIDEFGTGTEPVIGGAIAEAVLEKLEQKRCFGVITTHYSNLKYYASNAEGILNGAMTFDVQNIRPLFRLETGKPGSSFAIEIARKIGLPEEIIRNAADKAGSDHVNIERQLREIARDRRYWEQKRDKIRQTEKRVDELAEKYRSELEAIQAERNRLIKEAKSEAKQITSEANRQIEQTIRTIRESQADKEKTLLVRRKMDDFRERLEQQEADSSLIDRKIEQLRRREERRSERKNAKTAGKQAEQPKEAQKPRAVEPGAKVRIKGQDAVGEVIGLSGKRATVGFGQILTTIDLNRLEPISNAEYKKATRELRPAAPPTNFSTAERRLQFHEQIDVRGMRVAEAVETVQDFVDEAIMLGFSEIRILHGKGTGALKEEIRSYLRTVPLVRSAKDEHEEMGGAGITVVKLDI from the coding sequence GTGATTTACCCCGACAATTTCGAAAGCAAGATAGGTTTCGACCGCATCAAAAGCCAGATCAAGGCGCTCTGCGTCACGCAGGGCGCGGCCGACAAGCTCTCCGAAGCCGAATTCAGCAACGACTACGACACGGTCGTGCGCAGACTCGAGCAAACCTACGAGATGCGGACCGCGCTGATGCTCGAAAGCGGATTCCCGGACGGCAGCTTCGTCGATACGGAGCCTTTCCTGAAAAAGGCCGCCGTTATAGGCGCATTTCTGGACGTGGAGGAAATCGTCGCGCTGCGCAAGGGACTCTCGACGGTCCACGCGCTCGTCGCCTTTTTCGGCGGCCGGGAAGACGGAAAGTACCCCCGGCTCCGGGAATTGTGCCGGGACGTGAGCGGATTTCCGGCGATCATCAACCACATCGACTCGATCGTCGACAAGTTCGGACGTATCCGGGACAACGCCTCGGCCGAGCTGTTCGCGGTCCGTCGCACGATCCGCGAGCGGGAGGGACAGGCATCCCGCCGGCTGCTGCAGATCATGGGTGCGGCGCAGGCTTCCGGTCTGGTCGACGCCGACGCCTCGGTCTCGGTCCGCGACGGACGGGCCGTGATTCCGGTCTCGGCCGCCAACAAGCGAAAGATCAAAGGGTTCGTCCACGACGAGTCGGCTACCGGCAAGACGGTTTACATCGAGCCGGTCGAGGTCGTCGAAATCAATAACGAGCTCAAGGAGCTGCAATACGAGGAGAGGCGCGAGATCGTGCGCATTCTCACGCGGTTCACGGACGCGATCCGGCCCGACCTGCCGGACATTCGCCGCTCGGGCGACTTCCTGACGACGATGGACTTCATCCGCGCCAAGGCTCGCTTCGCGCTGGCGAACGACTGCACGATGCCGATCGTCGAGCGCGCGCCGCAGATCGGTCTGAAAAACGCCCGGCATACGCTGCTCGCGCAAACCCTGAGGCGGGAAGGCAAGCCGATCGTTCCGCTCGAGCTGACGCTGACGCCTCAGAAGCACATTCTGGTCATTTCGGGCCCGAACGCGGGAGGCAAGTCCGTTTGCCTGAAAACGGTCGGGCTGCTCCAGTACATGATGCAGAAAGGATTTCTGATCTCGGCCTCCGAGAACTCGGAAATGGGCCTGTTCGACGACCTGTTCATCGACATAGGAGACGAGCAGTCGATCGACAACGACCTGAGCACGTACAGCTCGCACCTGCTGAACATGAAGAACATCCTGCGCGGCGCGACCGGCCGCTCGCTGGTGCTGATCGACGAATTCGGAACCGGAACCGAGCCGGTCATCGGAGGCGCGATCGCCGAGGCGGTACTGGAAAAGCTGGAGCAGAAGCGCTGCTTCGGAGTCATCACGACCCACTACTCGAACCTGAAATATTACGCCAGCAACGCCGAGGGCATCCTCAACGGCGCGATGACGTTCGACGTGCAGAACATCCGGCCGCTGTTCCGGCTCGAAACGGGCAAGCCGGGAAGCTCGTTCGCGATCGAAATCGCCCGGAAGATCGGGCTGCCCGAGGAGATCATCCGCAATGCGGCGGACAAGGCCGGCAGCGACCACGTCAATATCGAGCGGCAGCTGCGCGAGATCGCGCGCGACCGGCGCTATTGGGAGCAGAAGCGCGACAAAATACGACAGACCGAGAAACGTGTGGACGAGCTGGCCGAAAAATACCGCTCGGAACTGGAAGCGATCCAGGCCGAGCGGAACCGCCTGATCAAGGAAGCGAAGAGCGAGGCCAAGCAGATCACCTCGGAGGCCAACAGGCAGATCGAGCAGACGATCCGCACGATCCGCGAGTCGCAGGCCGATAAGGAAAAAACCCTGCTCGTCCGCCGTAAAATGGACGATTTCCGCGAACGGCTCGAACAGCAGGAGGCCGACAGTTCGCTGATCGACCGCAAGATAGAACAGCTCCGCCGCCGCGAAGAGCGCCGCTCCGAACGCAAAAATGCGAAAACGGCCGGAAAGCAGGCAGAACAGCCGAAAGAGGCCCAAAAGCCGCGCGCGGTAGAACCGGGCGCCAAGGTACGGATCAAGGGGCAGGACGCCGTCGGGGAGGTGATCGGCCTGAGCGGTAAGCGCGCAACGGTCGGTTTCGGACAGATCCTGACGACGATCGACCTGAACCGATTGGAGCCCATATCGAACGCGGAATACAAAAAGGCGACCCGCGAGCTGCGCCCCGCGGCTCCGCCGACGAATTTCAGTACGGCCGAGCGGAGGCTCCAGTTTCACGAACAGATCGACGTGCGCGGCATGCGCGTAGCCGAGGCAGTCGAAACGGTGCAGGACTTCGTCGACGAGGCGATCATGCTCGGGTTCTCCGAAATCCGCATCCTGCACGGCAAGGGAACCGGCGCGCTGAAGGAGGAGATACGCAGCTACCTGCGGACCGTACCGCTCGTCCGCAGCGCGAAAGACGAGCACGAGGAAATGGGCGGAGCGGGCATCACGGTCGTCAAGCTGGACATTTGA
- a CDS encoding SGNH/GDSL hydrolase family protein, giving the protein MKNLFALAAACMLSAFVSLSGQPGSPTVLLYRCEWKDTSSLADFSFEGVEPVLSSDGLRIVEPGGLIRLNRYYSLAERTVRYHVRLDSGCRAVFRSDQGDFKAYVDMASKSVSMATDPVVETVAGFLTPGHEYLVEIERDYQTVRLRVADLHTGESARLEATMDGSGGCGTGAVQPVGFFVGRQYDYYCFGLERGSGMLVRSIVVTAAACDLTLLLYGDSITEPEGYYPARDFSRSWVQLILARIGGRAMSSGRGGTTIDELLERIRNELPYVRAKYVMVTIGTNGGNTERKLCELVEYIRSQGAVPILNNIPCNEHGTQVETNELIERVRRRYAIRGCRFDLATSVDRDGLQVDTSTMWREDYGGGHVYYHHPNVRGSRLMYLRTLLDVPEIYE; this is encoded by the coding sequence ATGAAGAACTTGTTTGCGCTGGCAGCGGCTTGTATGTTGTCGGCTTTCGTCTCTTTGTCCGGGCAGCCCGGATCGCCGACCGTCTTACTGTATCGCTGCGAGTGGAAAGATACGTCCTCCTTGGCCGACTTCTCGTTCGAAGGCGTCGAGCCCGTGCTTTCGTCCGATGGACTCCGGATCGTCGAACCGGGCGGTTTGATCCGGCTGAACCGCTACTATTCGCTTGCCGAGCGCACGGTGCGCTACCATGTGCGTCTCGACTCGGGCTGCAGGGCTGTTTTCCGGAGCGATCAGGGCGACTTCAAAGCCTATGTGGATATGGCCTCGAAGAGCGTTTCGATGGCTACCGATCCCGTCGTCGAGACCGTCGCCGGGTTTTTGACTCCCGGTCACGAATACCTCGTCGAGATCGAACGAGACTATCAGACCGTCCGGTTGCGGGTTGCGGATCTTCATACCGGCGAATCGGCCCGTCTCGAGGCTACGATGGACGGCTCCGGCGGTTGCGGAACCGGGGCGGTTCAGCCTGTAGGCTTTTTCGTCGGACGTCAGTACGACTATTATTGTTTCGGTCTGGAGAGAGGCTCCGGCATGCTCGTGCGCAGTATCGTCGTGACGGCCGCTGCTTGCGACCTGACGTTGCTGCTCTATGGCGATTCGATCACCGAGCCCGAGGGCTACTATCCGGCCCGGGACTTTTCTCGAAGCTGGGTACAGCTGATCCTGGCCCGGATCGGCGGTCGTGCCATGTCCAGCGGGCGGGGCGGAACGACGATCGACGAGCTGCTCGAGCGCATCCGCAACGAACTGCCGTACGTGCGCGCGAAGTACGTCATGGTGACGATCGGCACCAACGGCGGCAATACGGAGCGGAAGCTGTGCGAGTTGGTCGAGTACATTCGTTCGCAAGGAGCCGTGCCGATTCTGAACAATATACCGTGCAACGAGCATGGCACGCAGGTCGAAACAAACGAATTGATCGAGCGGGTGCGCCGCCGTTACGCGATCCGGGGCTGCCGCTTCGATCTGGCCACGTCGGTGGATCGCGACGGTTTGCAGGTCGATACGTCGACGATGTGGCGCGAGGACTATGGGGGCGGCCATGTTTATTATCATCATCCGAACGTTCGGGGATCGCGCTTGATGTATCTTCGGACGCTGCTCGACGTTCCCGAGATTTACGAATGA
- the alr gene encoding alanine racemase, whose amino-acid sequence MKYRLKELASLCGGELLGTDATVMRVSTDSRTLSEPDGTLFVALRSARRDGNRYIAELYRRGVRAFLTDSPVDAKAYPLAGFVRCADSLEALQRLAADHRTSLKGTVVAITGSNGKTVVKEWIAQLCPPQIRLFRSPKSYNSQIGVALSLLMAEPDDRIVLIEAGISQRGEMARLERMIRPDLGIVTNIGDAHQENFDSPRQKADEKLTLFEHTPTIVYNAADPLLARLVPERYDDRKLIGVEPAERELDGLPFDDPASRANAALALALYGALGFDTEPIRKRLPRLQSVAMRLELKDGINGCKIVNDTYNSDINSLEIALQYLSATSGNRDKVLILSDIDQSGLPSDELYARVAELVRANGISELIGIGEEIFRHAALFDCRKEFYLSTDNFLKAGERARFVRKSILLKGGRRFRFERIGRVLENKIHTTVLEVDLDRMQHNLNYFRGLLRPGERMMAMVKAAGYGSGTFEVANLLERQGVDFLAVAFADEGVTLREAGITMPIVVLNADSDSFDLMLDYRLEPEIYSRSSLRSFTEAVRRHGAGRSPIHIKLDTGMHRLGFERADIEPLIDTLRETPEVYVRTVFTHLAGSDEVRHDDFTRSQIALFRELSDRIAAAFPELHILRHIDNSAGIERFPEAQFDMVRLGIGLYGIGFVHQENLLPVSTLRSRIVQIKEIPVGDTVGYGRHGVAKDRPVRTATVPIGYADGLNRRLSCGRWSFIVNGRKAPIFGNICMDTCMIDITGIDAREGDTVTIFGDGATVIEMAEALGTIPYEIMTSVSTRVKRVYTKE is encoded by the coding sequence ATGAAATACCGATTGAAAGAGCTCGCCTCGCTCTGCGGCGGCGAACTTCTTGGCACCGACGCGACCGTCATGCGCGTATCGACCGACAGCCGAACGCTGTCGGAACCGGACGGCACGCTGTTCGTCGCGTTACGGAGCGCCCGCCGCGACGGAAACCGATACATAGCGGAACTGTACCGTCGGGGCGTACGCGCCTTTCTGACCGACTCGCCGGTCGATGCGAAAGCCTACCCGCTGGCGGGATTCGTCCGCTGCGCCGACTCGCTCGAAGCGCTGCAAAGGCTGGCCGCCGATCACCGGACCAGCCTGAAAGGAACGGTCGTCGCCATCACGGGAAGCAACGGCAAGACCGTCGTGAAAGAATGGATCGCCCAGCTCTGTCCGCCGCAGATCAGGCTGTTCCGCAGTCCGAAAAGCTACAACTCGCAGATCGGCGTCGCGCTGTCGCTGCTAATGGCCGAGCCGGACGACCGGATCGTGCTGATCGAGGCGGGTATCTCGCAGCGGGGCGAAATGGCGCGGCTCGAACGGATGATCCGCCCCGATCTGGGCATCGTCACGAACATAGGCGACGCGCATCAGGAAAATTTCGACTCGCCCCGGCAGAAGGCCGACGAGAAGCTAACGCTGTTCGAGCATACGCCGACGATCGTCTACAACGCGGCCGACCCGCTGCTCGCCCGCCTCGTCCCGGAACGCTACGATGACCGGAAGCTGATCGGCGTCGAGCCGGCAGAACGCGAGCTGGACGGACTACCGTTCGACGATCCGGCCTCGCGCGCGAACGCCGCGCTCGCGCTCGCGCTGTACGGCGCGCTGGGCTTCGACACGGAGCCGATCCGGAAGCGGCTGCCCCGGCTGCAAAGCGTCGCCATGCGGCTCGAGCTCAAGGACGGCATAAACGGTTGCAAAATCGTCAACGACACGTACAACTCGGATATCAACTCGCTCGAAATCGCGCTGCAATACCTGTCGGCAACGAGCGGAAACCGCGATAAGGTACTGATCCTCTCGGACATCGACCAGAGCGGACTGCCGTCGGACGAGCTGTATGCCCGCGTGGCGGAGCTCGTTCGCGCGAACGGCATATCGGAGCTGATCGGCATCGGCGAAGAGATATTCCGCCATGCCGCGTTGTTCGACTGCCGGAAGGAATTCTATCTGTCGACCGACAATTTCCTGAAGGCCGGCGAGCGGGCGCGCTTCGTCCGAAAAAGCATTCTGCTCAAGGGCGGACGACGGTTCCGGTTCGAGCGGATCGGCCGCGTGCTCGAGAACAAGATTCACACGACCGTGCTGGAAGTCGATCTCGACCGCATGCAGCACAACCTGAACTATTTCAGGGGACTGCTGCGTCCCGGCGAACGGATGATGGCCATGGTCAAGGCCGCAGGATACGGCAGCGGCACGTTCGAGGTGGCGAACCTGCTCGAGCGGCAAGGCGTCGACTTTCTGGCCGTCGCTTTCGCCGACGAGGGCGTCACGCTGCGCGAGGCGGGCATCACGATGCCGATCGTCGTGCTGAACGCCGATTCGGACAGTTTCGACCTGATGCTCGACTACCGGCTCGAGCCCGAGATATACAGCCGCTCGTCGCTGCGCTCGTTCACCGAGGCGGTCCGCCGTCACGGAGCCGGCCGCAGTCCGATCCATATCAAGCTCGACACGGGCATGCACCGGCTCGGATTCGAGCGTGCCGACATCGAACCGCTGATCGACACGTTGCGCGAGACCCCCGAAGTGTATGTCCGGACGGTCTTCACGCATCTGGCGGGCAGCGACGAGGTGCGCCACGACGATTTCACGCGCTCGCAGATCGCGCTGTTCCGCGAGCTGAGCGACCGGATCGCAGCCGCTTTTCCCGAACTGCACATTCTGCGTCACATCGATAACAGCGCGGGCATCGAGCGCTTTCCGGAAGCGCAGTTCGACATGGTCCGGCTCGGCATCGGGCTGTACGGAATCGGCTTCGTGCATCAGGAAAACCTGCTGCCCGTCAGCACGCTACGCAGCCGGATCGTGCAGATCAAGGAGATTCCCGTCGGCGACACGGTCGGATACGGACGCCACGGCGTGGCGAAAGACCGTCCCGTACGGACCGCGACCGTCCCGATCGGCTATGCCGACGGACTGAACCGCCGCCTGAGCTGCGGCCGATGGAGCTTCATCGTGAACGGACGCAAGGCTCCGATCTTCGGCAACATCTGCATGGACACCTGCATGATCGACATCACCGGCATCGACGCTCGGGAGGGAGATACGGTAACGATTTTCGGCGACGGAGCCACTGTCATCGAAATGGCCGAAGCGCTGGGGACGATACCCTATGAAATCATGACGAGCGTATCGACCCGCGTCAAACGCGTCTACACCAAGGAATAA
- a CDS encoding SAM-dependent methyltransferase, which produces MPYGTIYMLPTPIGDRPVYDVLPEYNRAVMARLDYFIVENERTARRFLSRAGIGKPIDGLRIAELNEHTTPEQVAELLAPVLGGADAGVLSEAGLPGVADPGADLTALAHRHGIRVTPLVGPSSILLALMASGLNGQSFAFNGYLPVKHPERGQAIRRLEQRARTEGQSQLFIETPYRNLRLFDELTSLCADDTLLTVAADILQPDELIRTAPVRQWRGHAPDIHKRPAIFIVGTQAPPEKRGIGAPNRKERSARRRSR; this is translated from the coding sequence ATGCCTTACGGAACGATCTACATGCTGCCGACCCCGATCGGCGACCGGCCGGTCTACGACGTCCTGCCGGAATACAACCGTGCCGTCATGGCGCGGCTCGACTATTTCATCGTCGAAAACGAGCGCACGGCCCGCCGTTTCCTGAGTCGGGCAGGCATCGGCAAGCCGATAGACGGTCTGCGGATAGCCGAGTTGAACGAGCACACGACGCCGGAACAGGTAGCGGAACTGCTGGCTCCCGTACTCGGCGGCGCCGATGCGGGCGTACTGTCGGAGGCGGGTCTGCCGGGCGTGGCCGATCCGGGAGCCGACCTGACGGCGCTGGCCCACCGGCACGGAATCCGCGTAACGCCGCTGGTCGGCCCGTCGTCGATCCTGCTCGCGCTGATGGCTTCGGGCCTCAACGGGCAGTCGTTCGCATTCAACGGCTATCTGCCTGTCAAGCACCCCGAGCGGGGACAGGCGATCCGCCGCCTCGAGCAGCGGGCCCGGACCGAGGGACAGTCGCAACTGTTCATCGAGACTCCGTACCGAAACCTGAGGTTGTTCGACGAGTTGACGAGCCTGTGCGCCGACGACACGCTGCTGACCGTAGCGGCCGACATCCTGCAACCCGACGAGCTGATCCGCACGGCCCCGGTCCGCCAGTGGCGCGGCCACGCGCCCGACATACACAAGCGACCGGCGATCTTCATCGTCGGCACGCAAGCTCCGCCGGAAAAACGCGGAATCGGAGCCCCGAACCGAAAAGAGAGGAGCGCCCGACGACGGTCACGCTGA
- a CDS encoding RHS repeat domain-containing protein, with product MSYLTERATASMATNDVYVPGPTARMGYSYDSNGNMTNDYRKGLKFQYNFVNLVRRVQDDGGSTLVEYTYSVDGRKRQAVGGDGKGFRYRGDLVYTVEGGSLSLESAAFGEGRIAKTSGSYSPLYFVTDHLGSVRVVEDQSGTVCESNDYYPSGSRWKDPTSKVSTNRYRFSGKEEQTLGDLGYLDFGARMYDPALGRWFTQDPMAEKHFYLSPYNYCAGNPVSLIDPDGKEFVDHNGVKIVITYNRNGTLSFSKNATIDVMRAAKALYGTPTGRTQLRRMDQSDIKVKLSISPESKTGRTVDGKLTQIYGKAVQGNFNESDNYARKVNSDGTYGITEASIIIYEGTIKGQLEQGQGKHQGLTLEQAIGAVVAHEGVHATDKSEIHKDIKEEMTKYQVREDREVKPNAVERQIMKEYKILNKSRWWIDF from the coding sequence TTGAGTTATCTGACCGAGCGTGCCACGGCTTCCATGGCAACGAACGACGTGTACGTTCCCGGTCCTACTGCGCGGATGGGTTATAGCTACGACTCGAACGGCAACATGACGAACGATTACAGAAAAGGACTGAAATTCCAATATAATTTTGTAAATTTGGTTCGGAGGGTGCAGGACGACGGCGGATCGACGCTTGTGGAGTACACCTATTCGGTCGACGGTCGGAAGCGTCAGGCGGTCGGAGGCGACGGAAAAGGCTTCCGCTATCGCGGCGATTTGGTCTACACCGTCGAAGGAGGTTCTTTGTCATTGGAGAGCGCCGCATTCGGCGAGGGACGTATAGCGAAGACGAGCGGGAGCTATTCCCCGTTGTATTTCGTTACGGATCATCTGGGGAGCGTCCGCGTAGTGGAGGATCAGTCCGGAACGGTCTGCGAGTCGAACGACTATTACCCTTCGGGAAGTCGCTGGAAGGACCCGACGAGCAAAGTGTCGACGAACCGTTACCGTTTCAGCGGCAAGGAGGAGCAGACGCTCGGAGATCTGGGGTATCTCGATTTCGGAGCCAGAATGTACGACCCGGCGCTGGGAAGATGGTTCACGCAGGACCCGATGGCGGAAAAGCACTTTTATCTTTCACCCTATAACTATTGCGCTGGAAATCCGGTTTCTTTGATTGATCCCGATGGTAAAGAGTTTGTGGATCATAATGGTGTCAAAATTGTTATCACATACAATAGAAACGGTACATTGAGTTTTTCAAAGAATGCAACAATAGATGTGATGAGAGCTGCCAAAGCATTGTATGGAACACCTACAGGAAGAACCCAATTGAGGAGGATGGACCAGTCCGACATTAAAGTAAAATTGAGTATTAGCCCTGAATCAAAAACGGGGAGAACAGTGGACGGAAAACTTACCCAGATTTATGGGAAAGCTGTTCAAGGAAATTTTAACGAAAGTGATAATTACGCTCGAAAGGTGAATTCAGATGGCACATATGGCATTACGGAAGCTTCCATAATCATTTACGAAGGCACCATAAAAGGACAGCTCGAACAAGGGCAGGGAAAACATCAAGGTTTGACTTTAGAGCAAGCAATCGGTGCAGTCGTCGCTCATGAAGGAGTCCATGCAACGGATAAGTCTGAAATACATAAGGATATAAAGGAGGAAATGACAAAGTACCAAGTTAGGGAAGACAGGGAGGTCAAGCCGAATGCGGTTGAGCGGCAAATTATGAAGGAGTATAAAATTTTAAATAAATCACGATGGTGGATAGATTTTTAA
- a CDS encoding 1,4-dihydroxy-2-naphthoate polyprenyltransferase, whose protein sequence is MKTEKPGVFRAWVLASRPKTLAAAAVPVLVGCALAYSDGCFRWPEALLCTLFAFLMQIDANLINDLFDYLKGSDRGDRLGPRRACAEGWIAPRAMKRGIFCTTLAACVAGLGLLRYGGPELIAVGAVCVLFAFLYTAGPYPLAYHGWGDLLVVLFFGFVPVGCIYYIMCHSWTADAAVASLACGLAIDTLLMLNNYRDREQDALSGKRTLVVRFGARAGRILYLAAGSAAVLLCLWFVPRGRLWAGLLPLLYLPFHAASWRRMTRIGSGKALNGVLGETSRNMLLWAALLSLGLILG, encoded by the coding sequence ATGAAAACGGAGAAACCCGGCGTGTTCCGGGCTTGGGTGCTCGCCTCGCGTCCCAAAACGCTGGCTGCGGCCGCCGTTCCCGTGCTGGTCGGGTGCGCGCTGGCCTATTCCGACGGCTGTTTTCGCTGGCCGGAGGCACTGCTGTGCACGCTGTTCGCTTTTCTGATGCAGATCGACGCGAACCTGATCAACGACCTGTTCGACTATCTGAAAGGCAGCGACCGGGGGGACCGGTTGGGGCCGCGAAGAGCCTGCGCGGAAGGGTGGATCGCTCCCCGCGCGATGAAGCGAGGCATATTCTGCACGACCCTTGCCGCCTGCGTGGCGGGACTCGGACTGCTCCGTTACGGCGGACCGGAACTGATCGCCGTCGGGGCCGTGTGCGTATTGTTCGCGTTTCTTTATACGGCGGGTCCCTATCCGTTGGCGTATCACGGGTGGGGCGATCTGCTGGTCGTCCTCTTTTTCGGCTTCGTTCCGGTAGGCTGCATCTATTACATAATGTGCCACAGTTGGACGGCTGACGCGGCGGTTGCCTCTTTGGCCTGCGGTTTGGCGATCGACACGCTGCTGATGCTGAACAATTACCGCGACCGCGAGCAGGACGCGCTGAGCGGCAAGCGCACGCTGGTCGTGCGCTTCGGAGCCCGTGCCGGCCGGATTCTCTATCTGGCGGCGGGCTCGGCGGCCGTGCTGCTTTGTCTGTGGTTCGTGCCTCGGGGGCGACTGTGGGCCGGTCTCCTTCCGTTGCTTTATCTGCCGTTCCATGCGGCGAGTTGGCGCCGGATGACGCGCATAGGCAGCGGCAAGGCGCTCAACGGCGTGCTGGGCGAGACGTCGCGCAATATGTTGCTGTGGGCCGCGCTGCTTTCGCTCGGACTGATACTCGGCTGA
- a CDS encoding GNAT family N-acetyltransferase, which produces MTTIRKATPSDIPLIREMAWKTFPATYSEILSREQTDYMMEWMYSPESLRDQMERQGHVYYIACEDNEPAGYVSVQRQGPGLFHLQKIYVLPAFQKCRLGRKLFEHAVSVVREFACGPCTMELNVNRDNPALGFYEHMGMKKVRQGDFPIGNGYYMNDYIMALRIE; this is translated from the coding sequence ATGACCACGATACGAAAAGCGACGCCGTCCGACATACCCCTGATTCGCGAAATGGCATGGAAGACTTTTCCGGCCACGTACAGCGAGATTCTGAGCCGGGAGCAGACGGACTACATGATGGAATGGATGTACTCGCCCGAAAGCCTGCGCGACCAGATGGAACGGCAGGGGCACGTCTACTACATCGCCTGCGAGGACAACGAGCCGGCCGGCTATGTCTCCGTCCAGCGACAGGGTCCCGGGCTGTTCCATCTGCAAAAAATCTACGTGTTGCCCGCCTTTCAGAAATGCAGGCTGGGGCGCAAGCTGTTCGAGCACGCGGTCTCCGTTGTCCGGGAATTCGCTTGCGGCCCCTGCACGATGGAGTTGAACGTAAACCGCGACAATCCGGCGCTGGGATTCTACGAGCATATGGGCATGAAAAAGGTCCGGCAGGGAGATTTTCCGATCGGCAACGGCTACTACATGAACGACTACATCATGGCGCTGCGCATCGAATGA
- a CDS encoding cell division ATP-binding protein FtsE, with protein MNPNTVVELRDAAIYHANDAFREASFKGHKGVQNLILSDVNLSVYPGEMVYLIGRVGSGKSSLLKTLYAELPLREGYGSVVGFDLRRIRRKDVPYLRRRMGIVFQDYRLLTDRNVFMNLHFVLRATGWRNELQIRSKIAEVLDMVSLHNKEYKMPYELSGGEQQRLAIARALLNDPQVILADEPTGNLDPAAADGLMQLLRWIVSRGCAVLMSTHNISNIQQYPSRTLRFNQGRVEEIDMQSILGI; from the coding sequence ATGAATCCGAACACGGTTGTCGAGCTGCGGGACGCGGCGATCTATCATGCCAACGACGCGTTCCGCGAGGCTTCATTCAAAGGACACAAAGGCGTGCAGAACCTGATCCTTTCCGACGTGAACCTGTCGGTCTACCCGGGCGAAATGGTCTATCTGATCGGCCGGGTCGGATCGGGCAAGAGTTCGCTTCTGAAAACGCTGTACGCCGAGCTGCCGCTGCGGGAAGGGTACGGCAGCGTCGTCGGTTTCGACCTGCGCCGGATCCGGCGCAAGGACGTGCCCTATCTGCGCCGCCGCATGGGCATCGTGTTTCAGGACTACCGCCTGCTGACGGACCGCAACGTCTTTATGAACCTGCACTTCGTGCTCAGGGCCACCGGCTGGCGCAACGAATTGCAGATCCGCAGCAAGATCGCCGAGGTGCTCGACATGGTCAGTCTCCACAACAAGGAGTACAAGATGCCCTACGAGCTCTCGGGCGGCGAACAGCAGCGCCTGGCCATTGCGCGGGCGCTGCTCAACGACCCGCAGGTGATCCTGGCCGACGAACCGACCGGCAACCTCGACCCTGCCGCCGCCGACGGGCTGATGCAACTGCTCCGATGGATCGTATCGCGAGGCTGCGCCGTACTGATGTCCACTCACAACATCAGCAACATCCAGCAATATCCGTCCCGCACGCTACGGTTCAATCAGGGCCGCGTCGAGGAGATCGACATGCAGTCGATTCTTGGCATTTAG